Proteins found in one Candidatus Zixiibacteriota bacterium genomic segment:
- a CDS encoding SAM-dependent methyltransferase: LFTEQAKLRAEELGVADQVKFIHGDAAGFVSDEKAGVAACLGATWIGGGVGGTIELLAQSLRPGGIILIGEPYWRQLPPSEDVAKGCLAHSISDFLLLPELLASFGQLGYDVVEMVLADQDGWDRYEAAKWLTMRRWLEDNPDDEFAKEVRTKLTSEPERYAAYTREYLGWGVFALMPR; encoded by the coding sequence TTGTTCACCGAGCAAGCGAAACTCCGCGCTGAAGAACTCGGCGTCGCCGATCAAGTCAAGTTCATCCATGGCGATGCCGCCGGCTTCGTCTCTGACGAGAAGGCCGGCGTGGCAGCCTGTCTCGGTGCCACGTGGATCGGCGGGGGCGTCGGCGGAACTATCGAGCTTCTGGCGCAGAGCCTCCGCCCTGGAGGGATCATTCTCATCGGCGAGCCCTACTGGCGGCAGTTACCGCCGAGCGAAGATGTTGCCAAAGGGTGTCTTGCCCACTCAATCTCCGACTTTCTCCTGCTTCCAGAACTTCTCGCGTCTTTCGGCCAGCTTGGCTACGACGTCGTGGAAATGGTTCTTGCAGACCAAGACGGATGGGACAGATACGAGGCGGCCAAGTGGCTCACCATGCGCCGATGGCTTGAAGACAATCCCGACGACGAGTTCGCGAAAGAGGTACGAACCAAACTGACCTCGGAACCCGAGCGCTACGCCGCTTATACCCGTGAATACCTGGGCTGGGGTGTGTTCGCGCTGATGCCGCGGTGA